The proteins below come from a single Mauremys reevesii isolate NIE-2019 linkage group 6, ASM1616193v1, whole genome shotgun sequence genomic window:
- the LOC120408235 gene encoding uncharacterized protein LOC120408235 isoform X2, with product MGEVDRQADKGGIVGRVEAVGPDKKKRRLDSHLAKFRHQPQALGELKGMKLLAACFMYLLLICLALPKAECRLHERSMEIRSRSPQQGLQRANRRSFLAQPRCRFHEPGKV from the exons ATGGGAGAAGTGGACAGACAGGCCGACAAGGGCGGCATCGTCGGCAGAGTGGAGGCAGTAGGCCCAGACAAAAAGAAGCGCAG GCTGGACTCACACCTTGCTAAATTCCGGCACCAGCCACAAGCcttgggggagctgaagggaatgaaactgctggctgcctgcttcatgtacctgctgctcatctgtctggccctgcccaaagccgaATGCCGACTCCACGAGCGATCCATGGAAATCAGGA GCCGTTCTCCCCAGCAAGGCCTACAAAGGGCCAACAGACGGAGTTTCCTGGCCCAGCCGCGTTGCAGATTCCATGAGCCAGGAAAAGTCTAG
- the LOC120408235 gene encoding prolactin-releasing peptide-like isoform X1: MGEVDRQADKGGIVGRVEAVGPDKKKRRLDSHLAKFRHQPQALGELKGMKLLAACFMYLLLICLALPKAECRLHERSMEIRNPDIDPSWYTGCGIRPVGWFGRRRAVVESSRKSGYGHRQACFPLEESSESLQDE; encoded by the exons ATGGGAGAAGTGGACAGACAGGCCGACAAGGGCGGCATCGTCGGCAGAGTGGAGGCAGTAGGCCCAGACAAAAAGAAGCGCAG GCTGGACTCACACCTTGCTAAATTCCGGCACCAGCCACAAGCcttgggggagctgaagggaatgaaactgctggctgcctgcttcatgtacctgctgctcatctgtctggccctgcccaaagccgaATGCCGACTCCACGAGCGATCCATGGAAATCAGGA ACCCTGATATCGACCCTTCCTGGTACACGGGGTGTGGAATCAGACCCGTGGGATGGTTTGGCCGGAGGAGAGCTGTCGTGGAGAGCTCCCGGAAGTCGGGCTATGGACACAGGCAAGCTTGCTTCCCTCTAGAAGAAAGCAGTGAATCCCTTCAAGATGAATGA